A single window of Pseudarthrobacter psychrotolerans DNA harbors:
- a CDS encoding DUF3105 domain-containing protein: MSGSTAKQARQDRVARLEAVKAAQSREARKRKLLWAGGCTVSVVLVGTLVAVALINDPPPPPAASIQIAGLQTFENLTSNHVASPVSYPQAPAVGGDHARAWLNCGVYSQPVPAENAVHALEHGAVWATYDPTAVSAAEAETLRQALPNTHTVLSPLEGTAYPIMLSAWGAQVGVDSPGDERVEQFVTKFWQSSNAPEPGAACTGGITAPGRTA; the protein is encoded by the coding sequence ATGAGTGGCAGTACGGCAAAACAAGCGCGGCAGGACCGGGTGGCCCGGCTAGAGGCCGTCAAAGCAGCCCAATCCCGGGAAGCCCGTAAGCGCAAGCTGCTGTGGGCCGGCGGCTGTACCGTCTCCGTAGTTCTGGTGGGAACCCTGGTCGCGGTCGCGCTGATCAATGATCCACCCCCGCCGCCCGCAGCGAGCATTCAGATCGCCGGCTTGCAAACATTCGAGAACCTGACCTCCAACCATGTGGCCAGCCCGGTGTCATACCCGCAGGCCCCGGCCGTCGGCGGGGACCATGCACGCGCCTGGCTTAACTGCGGTGTCTACTCCCAGCCAGTGCCGGCCGAGAACGCCGTTCACGCTCTGGAGCATGGGGCCGTCTGGGCGACATATGACCCGACCGCCGTCTCCGCAGCCGAGGCAGAGACGCTGCGGCAGGCGCTGCCCAACACCCACACCGTACTCTCACCACTGGAAGGCACTGCCTACCCGATAATGCTCTCCGCCTGGGGAGCCCAGGTCGGCGTGGACTCACCCGGCGATGAGCGGGTAGAGCAATTTGTCACCAAATTCTGGCAGTCATCGAATGCTCCCGAACCCGGCGCCGCCTGCACGGGAGGCATCACCGCACCGGGCCGCACCGCGTGA
- a CDS encoding DUF305 domain-containing protein, protein MSMLIRDRTDNPDIRLLAYDIARSQQHQAGQMFGWLSVWGLPQASTTPAMAWMADAGHLSAQGGGHAVHGSGVDVFAPIPETLMPGMATPRNWRHSKPPPALQPNASTWS, encoded by the coding sequence ATGAGCATGCTTATCCGCGACCGCACAGATAACCCCGATATCCGGCTGCTCGCGTACGACATCGCCCGATCCCAGCAGCACCAGGCGGGACAAATGTTCGGTTGGCTCTCCGTCTGGGGACTGCCGCAGGCCTCCACCACGCCGGCCATGGCCTGGATGGCCGACGCCGGCCACCTTTCCGCACAGGGGGGCGGTCACGCTGTGCACGGCAGCGGCGTGGACGTTTTCGCCCCCATACCAGAAACGCTGATGCCAGGAATGGCCACCCCGAGGAATTGGCGGCACTCGAAGCCACCACCGGCGCTGCAGCCGAACGCCTCTACCTGGAGCTGA